In a genomic window of Shouchella clausii:
- a CDS encoding class I SAM-dependent methyltransferase, protein MESTQVVRLFDYLDQSADILLNQIEGTYLDALAAAGDNLFEQQILQEVSGETEAMLEKKLNKVKDEKWEREDMRKAFQLAIIKGMKGTVQANHMLTPDAVSLFIGYLVQKLIDPKKERFKLLDMAVGSGNLLFSICNHVNNEPEAIGFEADETLLKVAFASANLQQREVALYHQDSVQVTLPHADIVASDLPVGYYPKDDVAKGFELKAGEGYSYIHHLMIEQAIRSLHPGGYAVLLVPNFLFSSDQAEALNVYLKKEAIVLGLLQLPSSLFSNSQHGKSILLLQKKADNVKTPQQALLAELPSFSNAEAMHDMMRQINKWFSEQLGR, encoded by the coding sequence ATGGAATCGACTCAAGTAGTACGTCTGTTTGATTATTTGGATCAAAGCGCTGACATTTTACTTAACCAGATCGAGGGAACGTATTTAGACGCTTTGGCTGCAGCAGGCGACAATTTATTTGAACAACAGATTTTGCAGGAAGTTAGTGGCGAAACCGAGGCAATGCTCGAAAAAAAGCTAAACAAAGTGAAAGACGAAAAATGGGAACGGGAAGATATGCGCAAAGCATTTCAGCTTGCCATCATAAAAGGGATGAAAGGGACCGTACAAGCAAACCATATGTTGACCCCTGACGCGGTAAGTTTGTTTATCGGTTATCTGGTTCAAAAACTAATAGACCCTAAAAAAGAGCGCTTTAAACTGCTTGATATGGCTGTTGGTTCAGGGAATTTGTTGTTTTCGATTTGCAACCATGTAAACAATGAGCCAGAGGCAATTGGATTTGAAGCGGATGAAACATTGCTGAAAGTCGCGTTCGCAAGTGCCAATTTGCAGCAACGTGAAGTCGCTTTATACCACCAAGACAGCGTCCAAGTTACATTGCCCCACGCAGACATCGTGGCGAGCGACTTGCCTGTTGGCTATTATCCAAAAGATGATGTCGCAAAAGGGTTTGAGTTAAAAGCAGGAGAAGGGTATAGCTATATCCATCATTTAATGATCGAACAAGCAATTCGCTCCCTTCATCCTGGCGGGTATGCAGTCTTGCTCGTCCCAAATTTTTTATTCTCAAGCGATCAAGCAGAAGCATTGAATGTTTACTTGAAAAAAGAAGCAATTGTGTTAGGGCTTCTCCAGCTTCCAAGTTCGCTGTTTTCCAACAGTCAACATGGCAAAAGTATATTATTGTTGCAAAAAAAGGCAGACAATGTCAAAACGCCTCAACAAGCATTGCTTGCGGAGCTGCCGTCTTTTTCAAACGCTGAAGCGATGCACGATATGATGAGGCAAATCAATAAATGGTTTTCAGAACAGTTAGGGCGCTAA
- the tpx gene encoding thiol peroxidase translates to MQITFKQKPVTLAGTQVQVGEKAPDFTVLANDLSEVTLADSKGKVRLISVVPSLDTGVCDQQTRRFNEEAAKLDNTAVLTVSVDLPFAQKRWCASAGIDNVQTLSDHRDLSFGEAYGVVIKELRLLARSVFVVNADDEIVYVEYVNEVTEHPNYEAALEAAKKA, encoded by the coding sequence ATGCAAATTACATTTAAGCAAAAACCAGTCACATTAGCTGGAACACAAGTCCAAGTAGGGGAAAAAGCGCCGGATTTTACGGTGCTGGCCAACGATTTATCTGAAGTGACACTCGCAGATTCAAAAGGAAAAGTTCGCTTGATCAGTGTTGTGCCATCCTTGGACACAGGTGTATGCGACCAGCAGACGAGGCGTTTTAATGAAGAGGCAGCAAAATTGGATAATACGGCGGTTCTTACGGTCAGCGTCGATTTGCCATTTGCCCAAAAACGTTGGTGCGCTTCCGCTGGCATTGATAATGTCCAAACGCTTTCCGACCACCGCGACTTGTCATTTGGCGAAGCATACGGTGTAGTGATTAAAGAATTGCGCTTATTGGCCCGTTCTGTCTTTGTCGTTAATGCGGATGACGAAATTGTTTATGTGGAGTACGTGAACGAAGTGACGGAGCACCCAAATTATGAGGCTGCGTTGGAAGCAGCTAAAAAGGCCTGA